A DNA window from Tenuifilaceae bacterium CYCD contains the following coding sequences:
- a CDS encoding xanthine dehydrogenase accessory factor — MIWKFIQEKLEEGNSLFLLVVSETIGSSPGKVGFKMAVSSDGSINGSIGGGIMEYQMVELARKELRKQHQKPFTKRQVHSHDAPEDKSGMICSGEQTNIFVPITVNEIEIVNRIVESISIGNNGMLCISEEGFNFKNVDADKPIIPFEFKKELEKWHYKELLGFKETVYIFGAGHISVPLSQILGLMDFRVEVFDNRTQLSTFEANKYAHRKSIVDYSNVGNLVAEGPNSYAAIMTFGHKFDEIVLRQLLPKNLKYLGMIGSKSKVKTIFEGLVEEGFTREQVDRVCSPIGLTIGGQTPAEIAVSIAAQIVQYKHKE, encoded by the coding sequence ATGATCTGGAAGTTTATTCAAGAAAAACTAGAAGAAGGAAATAGTTTGTTTTTATTGGTTGTTTCCGAAACCATTGGAAGCAGCCCCGGTAAAGTTGGTTTCAAAATGGCCGTGTCGAGTGATGGTAGCATTAATGGTTCCATTGGTGGCGGTATTATGGAGTACCAAATGGTTGAACTTGCTAGGAAGGAACTAAGAAAACAACATCAGAAACCTTTTACCAAACGACAAGTTCACAGTCACGATGCGCCCGAGGATAAATCGGGAATGATCTGTTCTGGCGAACAAACAAACATTTTTGTTCCTATTACCGTCAACGAAATCGAGATTGTAAATAGAATTGTAGAATCTATTAGTATTGGCAATAACGGTATGCTATGTATCTCCGAGGAAGGTTTTAACTTCAAGAATGTTGATGCTGATAAACCTATTATTCCATTCGAATTTAAAAAAGAATTGGAGAAATGGCACTATAAGGAGTTATTAGGCTTTAAGGAGACCGTTTACATTTTTGGTGCAGGACATATAAGCGTTCCTTTGTCGCAAATATTAGGGTTGATGGATTTTCGTGTCGAGGTTTTTGACAATAGAACCCAACTATCGACTTTCGAAGCCAATAAATACGCACATCGCAAAAGCATTGTTGATTACAGCAATGTTGGGAATCTGGTTGCCGAAGGCCCCAATAGTTATGCGGCTATAATGACCTTCGGGCATAAATTCGATGAGATTGTCCTTCGCCAGCTCCTACCCAAAAACCTAAAGTACCTTGGAATGATTGGCAGTAAAAGTAAAGTTAAAACGATCTTTGAGGGACTTGTTGAAGAGGGATTTACAAGAGAACAAGTCGACAGGGTTTGCTCTCCTATTGGACTAACCATTGGTGGTCAGACTCCTGCTGAAATTGCGGTTAGCATTGCTGCACAGATTGTTCAATATAAACATAAGGAATAG
- a CDS encoding selenium metabolism hydrolase, with the protein MESIYPKIKELSEKYRDYTANNLSKLVKIKSISTQEKDVQLELKRQMEEAGFDEVKIDGLGNVIGRIGNGKRILAIDGHMDTVDFGNMANWEFNPLSGEIKDGFVHGRGTVDQEGGPAAAVTAGKILKELGFDRDLTIYVVGSVMEEDCDGLCWKYIIEEDKIVPDFVISTEPTNLNIYRGHRGRMEMHVHFNGVSSHGSAPERGKNAIYMASRVALEIEKLNDRLAYDEFLGKGTVTISEIVSGSPSLCAVADYARIHLDRRLTWGETKESAVKEVEELIKGMNAKVEVLNYSETAYTGLTYGMEKYYPTWKMEESHPVVTSGVKAFEGLYAKKPKVDKWTFSTNGIMTCGTYKIPTIGFGPGNEVLAHAPNEKVPVEDLVIASAFYAAYAYTM; encoded by the coding sequence ATGGAAAGCATATACCCCAAAATTAAAGAGTTATCCGAGAAATATCGCGATTACACAGCGAATAATCTATCGAAATTGGTTAAAATAAAATCAATTAGCACACAAGAAAAGGATGTGCAGTTGGAATTAAAACGCCAGATGGAAGAAGCCGGATTCGATGAGGTGAAAATTGATGGACTAGGGAATGTTATTGGTCGTATTGGCAATGGCAAGCGCATTCTTGCTATCGATGGCCACATGGATACCGTTGATTTTGGTAATATGGCTAACTGGGAATTTAATCCACTTAGCGGTGAAATTAAGGATGGTTTTGTTCATGGCCGTGGTACTGTTGACCAGGAGGGAGGCCCTGCTGCAGCTGTTACTGCTGGCAAAATTCTTAAGGAATTAGGATTCGATCGTGATTTAACTATATACGTTGTAGGTAGCGTTATGGAAGAGGATTGCGATGGTTTGTGCTGGAAGTATATAATTGAGGAGGATAAAATAGTTCCTGATTTTGTGATTAGCACCGAGCCAACAAACCTTAATATTTATCGTGGCCACAGAGGTCGTATGGAAATGCATGTTCACTTTAATGGGGTTTCATCGCATGGATCGGCTCCAGAACGTGGTAAAAATGCTATTTATATGGCATCGAGAGTTGCTCTCGAAATTGAGAAACTGAATGATCGCCTAGCTTACGATGAATTTTTAGGTAAGGGTACTGTTACTATTTCCGAGATTGTAAGCGGAAGCCCTTCGCTTTGTGCGGTTGCCGACTATGCTCGCATTCACCTCGATCGTCGCTTAACATGGGGCGAAACCAAGGAAAGCGCGGTTAAAGAGGTTGAAGAGTTAATAAAGGGGATGAATGCTAAGGTTGAGGTGCTTAATTACTCCGAAACTGCCTATACCGGGTTAACCTATGGGATGGAAAAGTACTACCCAACATGGAAAATGGAGGAGAGCCATCCTGTTGTAACCTCTGGAGTTAAAGCGTTCGAGGGCTTGTATGCTAAAAAGCCAAAGGTTGATAAATGGACATTCTCAACTAATGGTATTATGACTTGTGGAACATATAAAATTCCAACTATCGGTTTCGGTCCAGGCAACGAGGTATTGGCTCATGCTCCAAACGAGAAAGTTCCTGTGGAGGATTTGGTTATTGCATCGGCATTTTATGCAGCCTACGCGTACACTATGTAA
- a CDS encoding knotted carbamoyltransferase YgeW, which produces MDLLKRIEALEKIDSKLHDKDFLLTWEKSDADLKMVLEMAFILKEMRKQNISPRVFDTGLAISNFRDNSTRTRFSFASASNLLGLAVQDLDEEKSQISHGETVRETANMISFLSDFIGIRDDMFLGEGNKYMRQVGAALDDGFAKGVLPVRPRIVNLQCDQDHPTQAMADLAHLINEYGSVEALKGKKIVMSWAYSPSYGKPLSVPQGIIALMTRFGMNVELAYPEGYDLIPEIVDIARNNAKQSGGSLNVSHSMADAMKDADIVYPKSWAPYHIMQQRTKLLMGGDKAGLKDLEQVCLANNAKYKNWEYNEQMRKLTKNADALYMHCLPADISGESCVQGEVSAETFERYRIKTYLEAGYKPYIIAAMMLTSRFENPAKLMKSIYSNNSKRVLY; this is translated from the coding sequence ATGGACTTATTGAAAAGAATAGAAGCATTAGAGAAAATTGACTCTAAGTTACATGACAAGGATTTCCTATTAACCTGGGAGAAGAGTGATGCGGATTTAAAGATGGTTCTTGAAATGGCATTTATCCTAAAGGAAATGCGTAAGCAGAATATCTCGCCTCGCGTATTCGATACAGGATTGGCTATTTCTAACTTTAGGGATAATTCAACCCGTACACGTTTTTCGTTTGCATCAGCCTCTAACCTTTTAGGCTTGGCTGTACAGGATTTAGACGAGGAAAAATCGCAAATTTCGCATGGCGAAACCGTTCGCGAAACTGCCAACATGATTTCGTTCCTATCGGATTTTATAGGTATTCGTGACGATATGTTCCTTGGCGAGGGTAATAAGTACATGCGTCAGGTTGGCGCTGCCCTTGATGATGGATTTGCTAAAGGCGTGCTTCCGGTTCGTCCACGTATCGTTAACTTACAGTGCGATCAGGATCATCCAACACAAGCCATGGCCGATTTGGCACACCTTATCAACGAATATGGTTCTGTAGAAGCACTTAAGGGAAAGAAAATCGTAATGAGTTGGGCGTACTCGCCAAGTTACGGAAAGCCACTCTCTGTTCCTCAGGGAATTATTGCTTTAATGACTCGTTTTGGAATGAACGTAGAGCTTGCATACCCCGAAGGCTATGATTTAATTCCAGAGATTGTTGATATTGCCCGTAACAATGCTAAGCAGAGTGGAGGTTCTCTGAATGTAAGCCATTCAATGGCCGATGCCATGAAGGATGCCGATATTGTTTATCCTAAGAGCTGGGCTCCCTACCACATTATGCAGCAACGCACTAAACTGCTAATGGGCGGTGATAAGGCCGGTTTAAAGGATCTTGAGCAGGTATGCTTGGCCAACAATGCTAAGTATAAAAATTGGGAGTATAACGAGCAAATGCGTAAGTTAACTAAGAATGCCGATGCTCTTTATATGCATTGTTTACCTGCCGATATTTCTGGGGAATCTTGCGTTCAAGGAGAAGTTAGTGCAGAAACTTTCGAGCGCTATCGTATTAAAACTTACCTTGAGGCAGGGTACAAACCATATATTATAGCAGCCATGATGCTTACCAGCCGTTTCGAAAATCCTGCTAAACTAATGAAATCAATTTATAGCAATAACTCCAAGAGAGTTTTATATTAG
- a CDS encoding dihydropyrimidinase produces the protein MSILIKNGTIVTSAQTIKADILIDSGKIAQIGSGIQDNADDVIDADGMFVMPGGVDPHVHLYLPTPAGYTSDDFKSGSISALYGGTTTLIDFVTPTRRQSIYDALLQRIDEAKNSFIDYSFHVSPVDWHDTSEKEILQCIENGFSSFKIYMAYKETVGLADDAIYRVMKVASENGGLVTAHCELGDEVNSFRDFYVNQNLTSPQYHMLSRPSKLEVSAVKRAISLADQANCPLYIVHVSAGESLKHIQQAQRSGQTVYAETCPHYLLLDESNYYGDFEQTAKFVLSPPLRSKKDIAQLWEGIDNNVIQTIGTDHCPFSFAQKAVGRNDFRKSPNGAGGIEHRLALLYTYGVLYGKFSMNKMVDLFATQPSKIFGLYPQKGEIAIGSDADIVVWNPNAESTISTKTHHSLADMNIFEGTTTKGEAKWVIANGNIAIKNAVLNNNIPFGKLLKRNALKNTNQYYKKSTNNDISANNCGRV, from the coding sequence ATGAGTATTCTAATTAAAAACGGAACCATAGTAACATCGGCCCAAACAATTAAAGCCGATATACTAATCGATAGTGGTAAAATTGCTCAAATTGGTTCTGGCATTCAGGATAATGCAGATGATGTAATTGATGCTGATGGCATGTTTGTTATGCCTGGCGGAGTGGATCCTCATGTTCATTTGTACCTTCCAACTCCTGCAGGATATACCTCTGATGATTTTAAAAGCGGCAGCATTTCTGCTCTTTATGGCGGCACAACTACGCTTATTGATTTTGTTACACCAACCAGAAGACAATCCATATACGATGCTTTACTTCAAAGGATAGATGAAGCCAAAAATAGTTTTATTGATTATTCGTTTCATGTTAGCCCCGTAGATTGGCACGATACATCGGAAAAGGAAATACTACAGTGCATCGAGAATGGCTTTTCTTCCTTCAAAATATATATGGCCTACAAGGAAACCGTTGGTCTTGCCGATGATGCTATTTATAGGGTTATGAAGGTTGCCTCGGAGAATGGTGGCTTAGTTACTGCACATTGCGAATTGGGTGATGAGGTAAATTCATTCCGCGATTTTTACGTTAACCAGAACTTAACATCACCGCAATACCACATGCTATCGCGACCCTCCAAACTTGAGGTAAGTGCAGTGAAAAGAGCCATAAGTTTAGCCGATCAAGCAAATTGTCCACTATATATTGTACATGTTTCGGCAGGCGAATCGTTAAAGCATATTCAGCAGGCGCAACGTAGTGGTCAAACAGTTTATGCTGAAACTTGCCCTCATTACCTTTTACTCGACGAATCCAATTACTATGGTGATTTTGAACAAACTGCAAAGTTCGTATTAAGCCCTCCGCTAAGATCCAAGAAAGATATTGCTCAGCTATGGGAAGGCATAGACAATAATGTAATTCAAACTATTGGAACCGATCACTGTCCATTTTCATTCGCGCAAAAGGCCGTAGGAAGAAATGACTTCAGAAAATCACCCAACGGTGCGGGAGGTATTGAACACAGATTAGCGTTACTTTACACTTACGGTGTTTTATATGGCAAATTTAGCATGAATAAAATGGTAGATTTATTTGCTACTCAGCCATCTAAAATATTTGGGCTATATCCTCAGAAAGGCGAGATTGCCATTGGCTCCGATGCCGATATAGTGGTTTGGAATCCCAATGCAGAATCAACAATATCTACAAAAACACATCACTCCTTGGCCGATATGAACATATTTGAAGGAACTACAACCAAGGGTGAAGCAAAGTGGGTTATTGCAAATGGTAATATTGCCATAAAAAATGCAGTGCTCAATAATAATATTCCTTTTGGTAAGTTATTAAAGAGAAATGCTTTGAAGAATACAAACCAGTACTATAAGAAATCAACAAATAACGATATTTCGGCCAATAATTGCGGTAGAGTATAG